A genomic segment from Necator americanus strain Aroian chromosome III, whole genome shotgun sequence encodes:
- a CDS encoding hypothetical protein (NECATOR_CHRIII.G9733.T1): MTEMCKSGGKPSEVKADGKKWRGNKTTAPLMRHIAITGVRRKSALVEERRMDGLFDSCEANSKKQEPHVIFGEAQP; this comes from the coding sequence ATGACAGAAATGTGTAAAAGTGGAGGGAAACCGAGCGAGGTAAAGGCGGATGGAAAGAAGTGGCGCGGTAACAAGACAACTGCACCCTTGATGCGACACATAGCCATAACTGGTGTCCGAAGAAAAAGTGCTCTGGTCGAGGAAAGACGGATGGATGGATTGTTCGACAGTTGTGAGGCGAATTCCAAAAAGCAGGAGCCGCATGTGATCTTCGGTGAAGCTCAGCCCTAA